In [Phormidium] sp. ETS-05, the genomic window TACAAGCTCGATGGCTGACCATATTGCCGCCCAACCGTTTGAAGGCGAAACCTTTTCAAGGATTGAAACTAAATACTAAAATACCCCCTCACCAACTCGGGTAGGGGGTATTTTGTCTTGTGTGACGAATCTGCTTGTAGGGGCGAAGCATTCTGGCCTAAATCCCTTTTTAACACAAATCACGAATCTGGAATCCGATCGCCCGCAATTATAAAATTTGAGTTAAGAAAAAGCCGACGGCAGCACTGCCTAGGGGAACGGTGAGGTTATCAATCCCCAGAAAGGATAAGGTTTCTAAGGCGGTGGCTACGAGAGCGATCGCCCCGGCGACCAGTCCGGTTTGCCAGAGGCTCCCTTCCACCCCGGTTAACAATAGCAACGCCACCACAAAGCTAACGGCAGCCATTGTCAGGGAACCTTCCCAGCTCTTTTTTTGCCCCAGCAACTGGTAGGGGTGCTGACCAAACCGCTGCCCGATCGCCCCTGCCAACCCATCTCCCCAAGCCATAACTAAAATCCCCAAAGCGGCATAAACTGGTTGCTCCAGGGGCCAAAACCAGGCAATCAGGACGCCGATGCTGACCGCGTAGAAAAAGGTCCCCCAACTCTGCCGCCCCACACTATTAATACTGGGCATAATGGGGAGAAAGTAAGAAAGTACCGCCATAAATGCTGCCAAAATTGCCGCCGCCACTCCTACCACAGCGGGAAAGTTGAGCCACCAAGCCAGTAAAATCACGTTACCGCTGCCGATGTGGACTGTTTTGCGGACGATTTCCGGACTGGTCGGTGCGACTCGGTACAGCGTCTGCGCTAGGAGCAAAACGAAGCCTAACCAGGCAATTACAAGACCCCCTTGCCACCAAGGAGGAATTAATGTTAACCATTGAGCCGCCCTCACCCTAAATCCCTCTCCCAAGTCGGGAGAGGTATTCAAAGGGATTAACAAACCGAGCAGTTCCCATCCCTGAAAGGGATTCATCTTTTCCCCCTCTCCTAATTTGGCCCATATCATACCACAGCGCCTGCTCCCCCATGATCAAACAGTTGCTTATCGGTTTAATTCGCGGCTATCGGATGTTGATTTCCCCCCTATTTCCGCCAACTTGCCGCTTTCATCCCACTTGTTCCCAATACGCTATTGAGGCGATCGAGCGTTTTGGTCCAGTCCGGGGGACAGGAATGGCGGTGGCGCGGGTGTTGCGGTGTCACCCCCTCCATCCCGGCGGCTATGACCCAGTGCCACCAGTGGAGCCGAAAAACAATAATGAAAAACCGGGGTAAAATTGCCTACTCCCGGTGTCAATTTAAGGGTTTCATCTAATCTACCAGTTTTAACCTGCCCCTTTTGGCAGCGTAGAACAGGCGGTCTAGTGCCTGCATATGTTCTTCGGTGAGTGCATTATCCAGGATGGCTAGTTTCATCCGGTAGCGATCGGCTCGAGTAATCGCCTGCACGGTGAAAATGTTGGCGAACATCTCTTCCAGCGTCATTTGGTTGATATCCCCTAGCAGATTCATGGTGGTTGGGTGGTTGCTTTAAGAGCATTATCCCGTATTTTCACTGACTTGGGAGTGATCGTCATCTTTTTTGGTTGTGAGCCCGATCGCAAATCCCCTCACATCATTTTTTTATTTCAGCAACAGAAAACCCCCCCAATTCCTCAACCCGAGAATTGGGGAGACAAACACCGGGTTTCTGAAACCAGAGGTCTCCTCCCAGCCTGATGCTGGGAGTGGTCAGAAACCGAGTTTTTCTGTTTACAAATCGTACATCAGGGCTTCTGAAGCCGATGGATGCTCATCACAGTATCGCTCGAAAGCATTTTTCGGCTCTTTTTCCCGTTTGTGCGCTGCCGCCGAGAGCAACTCTTCGACAATATCCCACGCCACTGCGCTTTCCCGAGAGGTCTCACCTTTCGCCGCTGTGATGGCGCGAGCGGACGCGATCGCCTCGTCGATTTGCGCTTCTAAAGAAATCCCCTCACCCTGACTCGGTATCCCAACCCATCTGTAAAACTGAATCCCGGGTTTTTGCAGCCCGTCTGCTACGACTGGAGTCATAACTTAAGTCCTTCTTCAGAGAAATAACAATCTAGGTTCCAGTAGGGGCGATGTCACCAATATGCTGCCCAACCCTTCCACCGGAAAACTGGGAATGACACCCCTACTGACCGGGAGTGTGAACACCTTTCACTTCATCAGATTTATTGTAACTCAAATTCCTAATTTTTACTCCTTCATTATTGGCAAATTATCTTTACAAAAATTCGTTATGATTTTTAAACATACATCAACGAGAAATCAACAATGCCACCGGAATTGTGGTTGAACCAAAAATTTAATTAAAAAATAACAATTATAATTATTACTTTTTCACTTTTATGGTAAGCAGATTTCAGATTATTGAGGGACAGATTTGCTGCTGAATTATGAGTTCTGTAGGGTGGGCAGTGCCAACTACAGAACAATGGTTATCAACAGAATTCTGATTCAGGCACTGCCCACCCTAACCGGGCTACCCCTGATGCCAGATTTCTGGTCAGTTGTGAGTTATCAAGGCAAAAACTGATACAATCTCAAGTCTAGGAGGGGGACAATTATCAATTATCAATTATCAATTATCAATTATCAATTATCAATTATCATTGTTATGCTCAGCCTCTGTACGATCGCCAGAAATGAAGAAGCATCCCTCCCTGACTGTCTCGCCAGTGTCAGGGATGTAGTGGATGAAATGGTGGTGCTAGATACTGGTTCCACCGATCGCACCCCGGAAATTGCCCGCACCTTCGGCGCCACAGTGCATTATTTTCCCTGGGGTGACGACTTCGCCGCCGCCAGAAATGAGGCCCTCTCCTATGTCAGCGGTGACTGGGTATTGGTAATGGATGCGGATGAAATACTATCCCCTGATATCATCCCCCTACTGCAGCAAGCCATCGAGGACCCTAGTTACCTTTTGATTAACTTGGTGCGCCAAGAAGTGGGGGCCGCACAATCTCCCTATTCCCTGGTGTCCCGCCTGTTTCGCCGTCACCGCGATATCCGCTTTGAGCATCCATATCACGCGATGGTAGATGACAGCGTAGGGGAGATTATGCAGCGGGAAACACATTGGCGGGTTGGTTGTTTGACGCCAGTGGCGATATTGCACTCGGGCTATCAACCCAGCGCGATCGCCTCTCGAGAAAAACTCCAAACCGCTCAGCGCATTATGGAAAAATACCTCACCCAGCATCCAGGAGACGCCTACACCGCCAGCAAACTCGGTCCTCTCTACGTGGAACAAGGGGAAATATCCCGAGGTATTCAGTTAATGGAGTTTGCCTTATCTCTGGGTAAGCCAGAATTGCCCGTGTGCTACGAACTGCACTATCATTTGGGCATCGCCTGGAATCGCGCTGGCAAAATCTCTAAAGCTAAACAGCACTATCAACAAGCAATCGCTATTGATGTTTTACCCATCCTGAAGCTGGGAGCGGCGATTAATTTGGGTAATTTGCTCCTGCAAACCGGGGATGTCTCCGGGGCGATCGCCTCCTACCAAAGCGTTTTGCTTCTTGACCCCAACCTCGCCGCCGCTCATTATAATTTGGGGTTAGCCCTGCGGGAAAAAGGCCGCATCCCCGAAGCTATTGGCGCCTATCGGCGGGCGATCGAACTCCAACCCGACTACCCCGAAGCCTATCAAAACCTCGGCGTTGCCCTCCTCAAAGGCGGTAACATCTTCGACGCTAAAGACGCCTTTCGCCAAGCCATTTTCCTTTACCGACGCCGCCAGTCCCCCGCCGCCGCCCAATTGCAGCAAAAATTAACTGAAATGGGCTTTAATATAATTGACAATTGACAATTATCAATTAATAAGAAACTATCAACAGCTCTGAAATTTTGCCTCGCTTATTTGCCTGAGAATTAATCGCCCGATTCGCGGCTATAGGCACAATTGCAAAATCTTTATATAATTCTCGAATAAAATCACAATCAGAATTAGACAGCATCACCTTAACTCCCTGATAAGCCAGTTTAGAAAAAGTATCTCGGAGCTTGATTTGCTCAGCTTCCCCAAAAGCGGAGCGACTGTAAGCCGTAAAATTACTGGTGGCACTAATCGGATGATACGGCGGGTCGAAATAAACCAAATCATCCGCCGCCGCTTCGGTCAAAACTAAATCAAAATTACCTACTTCTATTTGAGCATTTTGCAGATGCTCCGCCGCCGCTATCAGTAACTGTTCCGGGCAAATTGTGGGATTTTTATACCGTCCGATCGGCACATTAAACTGGCCGCGAGAGTTTTCTCGATACAAACCATTATAGCAAGTTTTATTTAAATAAATAAACCGAGCCGCTCTTTCCAAATTACTACTAAATTGCCGGGAACGTATCTCATAATAATATTCCTGATTATGATTTACCGCGTGCTGTTGCAGCAGTTCAATTAACTTGCTAACATTCTTCTGCACGCAGCAATAAGCATTAATCAGCTCGGCGTTAATATCCCGCAAAACCGCCCGCTGCGGCTGCAAGTGAAAAAACACCGAACCCCCACCCAAAAAGGGCTCATAGTAAGCCTTGAAACTTTTCGGGAAATAGGGGACGTATTGCGGGAGGATGCGGCTTTTCCCCCCCGCCCATTTCAGAAACGGACGTGGCAGTTTACTCATCATTGTCTCATTTACCGGGTATTATTTATAATATCATTGTCCCTTGTCCCTTGTCCGCAAGTCCGCTTGTCCCTTGTCATTGGTTCTGTAGAGCCTCGGTAGGGTGGGCAGTGCCTGACGGAGAATTATTGTGATAACCAGTTTTATTTAGTGGGCACTGCCCACCCTACAGAACTAAGGAAATCAGTGGTGAAGTGTTAATGACAATTCTCTTTGGTTCAGGCATTCTCTATATCTGACAGTAGTTCTTCTTCGGTTAAATCAATCATCGGTACGCCGTAACGATGCAGTTGGAGCAGAAAAGACACCCGATCGGTTCCGGCTAAGGCAGCAGCCATACCAGAGGATAGCCGTTTCATTTCAAATAGCTTAACTGCCATCGCCCATTTCGCTTCCCGCTCGAACTCTTCCGGCGTTATCTGCAT contains:
- a CDS encoding Calvin cycle protein CP12, producing the protein MTPVVADGLQKPGIQFYRWVGIPSQGEGISLEAQIDEAIASARAITAAKGETSRESAVAWDIVEELLSAAAHKREKEPKNAFERYCDEHPSASEALMYDL
- a CDS encoding glycosyltransferase, with protein sequence MLSLCTIARNEEASLPDCLASVRDVVDEMVVLDTGSTDRTPEIARTFGATVHYFPWGDDFAAARNEALSYVSGDWVLVMDADEILSPDIIPLLQQAIEDPSYLLINLVRQEVGAAQSPYSLVSRLFRRHRDIRFEHPYHAMVDDSVGEIMQRETHWRVGCLTPVAILHSGYQPSAIASREKLQTAQRIMEKYLTQHPGDAYTASKLGPLYVEQGEISRGIQLMEFALSLGKPELPVCYELHYHLGIAWNRAGKISKAKQHYQQAIAIDVLPILKLGAAINLGNLLLQTGDVSGAIASYQSVLLLDPNLAAAHYNLGLALREKGRIPEAIGAYRRAIELQPDYPEAYQNLGVALLKGGNIFDAKDAFRQAIFLYRRRQSPAAAQLQQKLTEMGFNIIDN
- the yidD gene encoding membrane protein insertion efficiency factor YidD, which codes for MKQLLIGLIRGYRMLISPLFPPTCRFHPTCSQYAIEAIERFGPVRGTGMAVARVLRCHPLHPGGYDPVPPVEPKNNNEKPG
- a CDS encoding UPF0175 family protein; translated protein: MSLPLKIDYPDTLPDAMQITPEEFEREAKWAMAVKLFEMKRLSSGMAAALAGTDRVSFLLQLHRYGVPMIDLTEEELLSDIENA
- a CDS encoding diacylglycerol/polyprenol kinase family protein — its product is MNPFQGWELLGLLIPLNTSPDLGEGFRVRAAQWLTLIPPWWQGGLVIAWLGFVLLLAQTLYRVAPTSPEIVRKTVHIGSGNVILLAWWLNFPAVVGVAAAILAAFMAVLSYFLPIMPSINSVGRQSWGTFFYAVSIGVLIAWFWPLEQPVYAALGILVMAWGDGLAGAIGQRFGQHPYQLLGQKKSWEGSLTMAAVSFVVALLLLTGVEGSLWQTGLVAGAIALVATALETLSFLGIDNLTVPLGSAAVGFFLTQIL
- a CDS encoding DNA adenine methylase yields the protein MMSKLPRPFLKWAGGKSRILPQYVPYFPKSFKAYYEPFLGGGSVFFHLQPQRAVLRDINAELINAYCCVQKNVSKLIELLQQHAVNHNQEYYYEIRSRQFSSNLERAARFIYLNKTCYNGLYRENSRGQFNVPIGRYKNPTICPEQLLIAAAEHLQNAQIEVGNFDLVLTEAAADDLVYFDPPYHPISATSNFTAYSRSAFGEAEQIKLRDTFSKLAYQGVKVMLSNSDCDFIRELYKDFAIVPIAANRAINSQANKRGKISELLIVSY